Sequence from the Thermocoleostomius sinensis A174 genome:
CGAACGATTGTTGCCCCCCCGACAACCGCTGTACCGCCAGATCGAGCAACGCATTGCCTGGACCTGTATCCCATCCTACAATTCCGGAATGAGATTGACCAGAGTGGCGCTTATCTAGAGCGAGATTGCGGGTAGGGTTGGCTTTTGCTGGCAGGTATGTCACATTGCCAATACCGCCAATATTTTGCACACAGCGATCATATTGTGGATGCCTCAGCAAACAAACATCGACTGGTGGGACGAGGGGTGCGCCGTGCCCACCGACGGCAATATCTGCTGCCCGAAAGTTACTGATTGTGGTGATACCTGTCAGGTGAGCAATTAAAGCTCCTCGCCCTAGTTGCAGGCTGTAGCCGAGGGAGAAAGGGAAGCGGGAAGCGGGAAACGGGGAATTTGGGGAGGGGTGGATGGGTTGAGGGGGACGATGATAGACGGTTTGACCATGCGACCCAATCAAGACAGCGGGCTGTTGATTTTGACCTAAACCTGACTGCACGGCAAGTGCAGCCTGAGCAAAAACAGTAGCGATCGCATCGTCCAGTTCTGCCAGTTCAACCATCGACAACGCTGCCCCATTGCACACGGCTAGAATTTGTGAGCGCAGTTCTGCTGGATAGGGGTAGGTGTTGGCAGCGATGAGGTCAACCACCAGATCATCGGTTGTCCCGGAGATATTGACCAAAACCGCATCAATTCCATCGACAGACGTACCGCTGATCAGCCCAATTACATTCATCACAAGAATTTTGCAAGAGATTGAAAATCTAGCCCTCTACCTTTTTTGTTTTCTCTATCCCACTGGTAGCTGATCAATGCATTTGTTTGCACCAATCACAACCATTAACCAACCCTTGTGTAGCCGAGTGACAGGGCTGGGGTTGATATCAAATCTGCCATCTCTGCCAACTGCCAGAATATTAATGCCATAGCGCTTGCGCAGATCCAAATCGACGATCGTTTTGCCATCAAATTCTGCTGGAATTGCAACTTCCACAATGCTGTGGTCTGGATCAATTTCAAAGCGATCGAGAACACTGGGTTTTGTTAGCGATCGGGCTAGCGCACAGCCCATTTCATATTCGGGAAAGATTACGTGATCGGCTCCCACTTTCTTTAAAAGTTTGCCATGTACATCGGTTGATGCTTTGGCAATCACATAGCGCACGCCGCCGTCCTTTAAGTTGAGAGTTGTAATAATGCTCTCCTGAATGTAGTTACCGATCGCCACAATTACCGTATCAAATTCAAACAGTCCAGCCTCCTTTAAGGCAGACGGTTCAGTCGAGTCTAGCTGAATCGCATGAGCCGCTGCTTGATCGGTGAGAATTTGCGCCACCCGCCGCTCGTCCGAGTCTACGCCCAAAACTTCATAACCCAAATGGTGCAACGTCATGCACACCGCTCGTCCAAATCGCCCCAGACCAATCACAGCAAACTGGCGGCTTTGCAACCGCATGCCTCGGAAGAAACTGAGCGAAGAAAGAGAAAGTAAATTCACGGCTATCAAACCATAGTGTTGAAAAAGCGGTCTGCGGCATTGATTCAATGCTGAGAAAAATCAGTGTGAGGCAGCCTGCTCTTCTAAAGTATCAAGAAACTAGCCCAACTCGGTTGATGCATTCATTCCTGTTAATGCCAAAAAATGTCATGAAATTTTAACCGATTAGCAAATTCTCTTCTGGGTAGTTAATGGCGGTTGGACTGGGATCACCCAAAATTGCCGACATCAGCAGCAGAATGCCAACTCGTCCTACATACATCGTGATAATTAGCACAAATTTGGCAAAGGTAGACACACTAGCAGTGATGCCGGTGGATAAGCCCACTGTGGCAAAGGCAGAGACAGCTTCAAAAAAGACGCGAATAAATTCAATATCAGGATCGCTGATGGCAATTAATGTTGTGGCAATGACAACGGTCATTCCCGAACCAAAGACGACCCCAATCGCCTTAAGAATCAAGGTCATGGGAATTTCACGCCGATAGGAAATCACTTCTTCTTTCCCGCGCAAGACCGCCTTGGTACAGTCGAACAAAATTCTGAGGGTGGTGGTTTTGATGCCGCCAGCAGTTCCTCCCGGACTGCCACCCACAAACATCAAGGCGATTGTAATAAACAGGCCCGCATCGCTCATCAGTCCATAGTCAATGGAATTGAACCCAGCTGTGCGTGGAGTTGCCGATAAAAACCAAGCCAGCAGCAACCGATCGCCCAAGTTGAAAGAACTGAAAGTACTTGGATTATCAAACTCCACTAGCAAGAAGGCGAACGTGCCACCCACCAAAAGGAACAACGTCGTGCTGGTGACAATTTTGAAGTTGAGGGGGAAAGAACTGTGGACGGGACGCTGTCTCAATCGATCGCGCAACCAGAAATACAGTTGCATATTGACTTGATAGCCAATGCCGCCAAAAATAAATAGGCCTGGAATAATTAGATTAATTGGAACGGATGTGGCGTAGCCAATTAAATTGTCTTGAAACAGAGAAAACCCGGCATTATTGAAGGCACTAATGCTATGGAACAGGGCGAGCCAAATTCCTG
This genomic interval carries:
- a CDS encoding potassium channel family protein; translated protein: MRLQSRQFAVIGLGRFGRAVCMTLHHLGYEVLGVDSDERRVAQILTDQAAAHAIQLDSTEPSALKEAGLFEFDTVIVAIGNYIQESIITTLNLKDGGVRYVIAKASTDVHGKLLKKVGADHVIFPEYEMGCALARSLTKPSVLDRFEIDPDHSIVEVAIPAEFDGKTIVDLDLRKRYGINILAVGRDGRFDINPSPVTRLHKGWLMVVIGANKCIDQLPVG
- a CDS encoding anhydro-N-acetylmuramic acid kinase, translated to MNVIGLISGTSVDGIDAVLVNISGTTDDLVVDLIAANTYPYPAELRSQILAVCNGAALSMVELAELDDAIATVFAQAALAVQSGLGQNQQPAVLIGSHGQTVYHRPPQPIHPSPNSPFPASRFPFSLGYSLQLGRGALIAHLTGITTISNFRAADIAVGGHGAPLVPPVDVCLLRHPQYDRCVQNIGGIGNVTYLPAKANPTRNLALDKRHSGQSHSGIVGWDTGPGNALLDLAVQRLSGGQQSFDHNGAWAAQGSPCLELVHQWLQQEYFQQRPPKSTGRELFGPNYLDRCLQDTARYGLGDADVLATLTELTAASIAHSYRSFLPHLPDQVLVCGGGSRNQYLKQRLQANLNPATVYTTDEMGLNADYKEAIAFAVLAYWRMNQIPGNLPEVTGASQAVLLGEIHLVV
- a CDS encoding TrkH family potassium uptake protein encodes the protein MTVARTICLGFLAVITVGTLLLLLPISLADGAWGNFTTALFTATSAVCVTGLIVVDTGTYFSPFGQLVILILIQVGGLGYMTATTFLLLVLGVKLGLRDKIAIQQSLDQAGMSGVGQLVQSIIAVTLIFELTGTFLMIPIFAADYGLRSGIWLALFHSISAFNNAGFSLFQDNLIGYATSVPINLIIPGLFIFGGIGYQVNMQLYFWLRDRLRQRPVHSSFPLNFKIVTSTTLFLLVGGTFAFLLVEFDNPSTFSSFNLGDRLLLAWFLSATPRTAGFNSIDYGLMSDAGLFITIALMFVGGSPGGTAGGIKTTTLRILFDCTKAVLRGKEEVISYRREIPMTLILKAIGVVFGSGMTVVIATTLIAISDPDIEFIRVFFEAVSAFATVGLSTGITASVSTFAKFVLIITMYVGRVGILLLMSAILGDPSPTAINYPEENLLIG